One segment of Phaeacidiphilus oryzae TH49 DNA contains the following:
- a CDS encoding acyltransferase, producing MPKNAWGALGDGVRRVKTRVVHRGWAWAQANGAVTAERPGRTRFRQLGAGSSLAFPQGAVFNEQWIEIGPYCIIAERVTLSAGFVPGLDLGPDPVIRIGGGCVIGRGSHLVGHQSIVLGDNVWTGPYVYLSDQNHEYRDPELPIGKQWPRNDPVEIGDGSWIGTGAVILPGSKLGRNVVVAANSVVRGVVPDHSVVAGAPAKVVRSFTPEAGWNPPFRNPAPPPIPEGVTHEQLVALLGWDLRPPPREPDPDADAVG from the coding sequence ATGCCGAAGAACGCGTGGGGCGCGCTGGGGGACGGGGTGCGGCGCGTGAAGACTCGCGTGGTGCATCGGGGATGGGCCTGGGCGCAGGCCAACGGGGCGGTGACCGCGGAGCGGCCCGGGCGGACGAGGTTCCGTCAGCTCGGGGCCGGCAGCAGCCTCGCGTTCCCGCAGGGCGCGGTCTTCAACGAGCAGTGGATCGAGATCGGCCCGTACTGCATCATCGCCGAGCGGGTCACCCTCAGCGCCGGTTTCGTGCCCGGGCTGGACCTCGGTCCCGACCCGGTGATCCGGATCGGCGGCGGCTGCGTCATCGGCCGGGGCAGCCATCTCGTCGGCCACCAGTCGATCGTGCTCGGCGACAACGTCTGGACCGGCCCGTACGTCTATCTCAGCGACCAGAACCACGAGTACCGCGACCCCGAGCTGCCGATCGGCAAGCAGTGGCCGCGCAACGACCCGGTCGAGATCGGCGACGGCAGCTGGATCGGCACGGGGGCGGTGATCCTGCCCGGCTCGAAGCTCGGCCGGAACGTGGTGGTGGCCGCCAACTCCGTGGTGCGCGGCGTCGTTCCGGACCACTCGGTGGTGGCCGGCGCCCCCGCGAAGGTGGTGCGGAGCTTCACGCCGGAGGCGGGGTGGAACCCGCCCTTCCGCAATCCGGCCCCGCCGCCCATCCCCGAGGGCGTCACCCACGAGCAGCTGGTCGCCCTCCTCGGCTGGGATCTGCGGCCGCCGCCTCGGGAGCCGGACCCGGACGCGGACGCGGTGGGCTGA
- a CDS encoding sensor histidine kinase: MVVAVRGERARLPLPSTLVLLVVQLAGSRFAEHAQPGRHPLNAVGILLLVAGPLLLLGRARHPVAALVGTSAVCVVYLLLGFPYGPVFLSVAVGFVHAVLAGHRRAAWGCGGALYAAHLAAALAGPARVVWQQELGLAAWIGVIGVAAEVIRVRREQIAQHRRVRADEQRLEIARELHDVLAHSISLINVQAGVALELIDAHPEQARTALVTIKQTSKEALGEVRQVLGTLRGADGASAAAPRTPAPGLGRLDELLRQARMAGLDVRLRREGTERPLPQGVELAAFRIVQEALTNVIRHSAARRADLVVAYAPDALELTVEDEGPSSSGGGEQAGGSGNGLAGMRERAAALGGAIEAGPTGTGGFRVGATLPAPSVSGR, from the coding sequence ATGGTTGTTGCTGTTCGGGGCGAGCGCGCGCGGTTGCCGTTGCCGTCCACCCTGGTGCTGCTGGTGGTGCAGCTCGCGGGGTCGCGGTTCGCCGAGCACGCGCAGCCCGGTCGGCATCCGCTCAACGCGGTGGGGATCCTGCTGCTGGTCGCCGGGCCGCTGCTGCTCCTCGGGCGGGCGCGGCATCCGGTGGCGGCGCTGGTCGGCACCTCCGCGGTCTGCGTGGTGTACCTGCTGCTGGGGTTTCCGTACGGGCCGGTCTTCCTGTCGGTGGCGGTCGGGTTCGTGCATGCGGTGCTGGCCGGGCATCGGCGTGCCGCCTGGGGCTGCGGGGGCGCGCTCTACGCCGCGCACCTGGCGGCCGCGCTGGCCGGCCCGGCGCGGGTGGTCTGGCAGCAGGAGCTGGGGCTGGCCGCCTGGATCGGGGTGATCGGGGTCGCCGCCGAGGTGATCAGGGTGCGGCGGGAGCAGATCGCCCAGCACCGGCGGGTGCGCGCGGACGAGCAGCGCCTGGAGATCGCCCGCGAGCTCCACGATGTGCTGGCGCACTCGATCTCGCTGATCAACGTGCAGGCCGGGGTGGCGCTTGAGCTGATCGACGCCCATCCGGAGCAGGCCCGCACCGCGCTGGTCACCATCAAGCAGACCAGCAAGGAGGCGCTGGGCGAGGTGCGCCAGGTGCTCGGCACCCTGCGCGGCGCCGACGGTGCGTCAGCCGCCGCTCCCCGCACGCCCGCTCCGGGCCTCGGGCGGCTGGACGAGCTCCTGCGGCAGGCGCGGATGGCCGGCCTGGACGTCCGGCTGCGCCGGGAGGGGACGGAGCGGCCGCTGCCCCAGGGGGTGGAGCTGGCGGCCTTCCGGATCGTCCAGGAGGCGCTGACCAACGTCATCCGGCATTCGGCGGCGCGCCGGGCCGACCTCGTGGTGGCCTATGCGCCGGACGCTCTCGAACTCACCGTCGAGGACGAGGGCCCGTCCTCCTCGGGCGGCGGCGAGCAGGCCGGGGGATCGGGCAACGGGCTGGCCGGGATGCGCGAGCGGGCCGCCGCGCTCGGCGGCGCGATCGAGGCCGGGCCGACCGGAACGGGTGGTTTCCGGGTGGGTGCGACGCTTCCGGCGCCGAGTGTCAGTGGCCGGTGA
- a CDS encoding DUF389 domain-containing protein: protein MLQLRLIVPPELHDPVRERLAGCAGVAHVVRVPGAGLRPAGDLVICDVAREAADALLDELKAAGLEERGAIAVSDSGAVLSPHVAEAEREAPGEGADAVIWAQVSEAARDESVISLTFLAFLAVATMLAACGVMLDSAILIVGAMAVGPEFGPLAAFCVSLVQGRLRWSLRSLSTLVVSFVVAMVLTYAFVAALDAAGLIHRSQFEGPRPATAFIWQPNLMSLVVAALAGVAGMLSLTSSKTGALVGVAISVTTVPAAANAAIALYYGDLHQALGSFTQLFVNLGGIVAAGTVTLLAQRVSWRALTIFAERRRSRG, encoded by the coding sequence ATGCTGCAACTGCGCCTGATCGTGCCGCCGGAACTGCACGACCCGGTCCGCGAGCGGCTCGCCGGGTGCGCCGGGGTCGCGCATGTGGTCCGGGTCCCGGGCGCGGGCCTGCGGCCGGCCGGGGATCTGGTGATCTGCGATGTCGCGCGGGAGGCGGCGGACGCGCTGCTGGACGAGCTGAAGGCGGCCGGGCTGGAGGAGCGGGGCGCCATCGCGGTCTCCGACAGCGGCGCCGTGCTCTCCCCGCACGTCGCCGAGGCCGAACGGGAGGCGCCCGGGGAGGGCGCGGACGCGGTGATCTGGGCGCAGGTCTCCGAGGCGGCCCGGGACGAGTCGGTGATCAGCCTCACCTTCCTGGCCTTCCTCGCGGTCGCCACCATGCTGGCCGCCTGCGGCGTGATGCTGGACAGCGCCATCCTCATCGTGGGCGCGATGGCGGTCGGGCCGGAGTTCGGGCCGCTGGCCGCGTTCTGCGTCTCGCTGGTGCAGGGGCGGCTCCGGTGGTCGCTGCGGTCCTTGAGCACCCTGGTGGTCAGCTTCGTCGTGGCGATGGTGCTGACCTACGCGTTCGTCGCGGCGCTGGACGCGGCCGGGCTGATCCACCGCTCGCAGTTCGAGGGGCCGCGGCCGGCGACCGCGTTCATCTGGCAGCCGAACCTGATGTCGCTGGTGGTCGCGGCGCTCGCGGGGGTGGCCGGGATGCTCTCGCTGACCTCGTCCAAGACCGGGGCGCTGGTCGGCGTGGCGATCTCGGTGACCACCGTGCCGGCGGCGGCGAACGCGGCGATCGCGCTGTACTACGGGGACCTCCACCAGGCGCTCGGCTCCTTCACCCAGCTCTTCGTCAACCTCGGCGGGATCGTGGCGGCCGGCACGGTGACGCTGCTGGCGCAGCGGGTGAGCTGGCGGGCTCTGACGATCTTCGCCGAGCGGCGCAGGAGTCGGGGGTAG
- a CDS encoding ABC transporter ATP-binding protein encodes MTTAITVSGLVKTFGRATRALDGLDLEVRQGEVHGFLGPNGAGKSTTIRVLLGLLRADSGSAQVLGRDPWRDAVELHRRLAYVPGDVTLWRNLTGGEAIDLLGRLRGGLDPARRAELLERFELDPAKRGRAYSKGNRQKVALVAALASDAELLVLDEPTSGLDPLMEEVFRECVREERERGRTVLLSSHILAEVEALCDRVSIVRAGRTVESGTLSELRHLTRTSVRAELAGPAGDLTRLPGLHDLVVDGSALSCQVESEALSGLLGELAAIGVRALTTRPPTLEELFLRHYRLPQQGGEGGAEAAGGPDGEGGADAAGGPDGPDGLSGEGGPDGREASSGDQDGAGEQSGSGAQGGSGAQGGAGAKAGGARRLARGARRQETLR; translated from the coding sequence ATGACGACCGCTATCACCGTCTCCGGCCTGGTGAAGACCTTCGGCCGGGCCACCCGTGCGCTGGACGGACTGGACCTCGAGGTCCGCCAGGGCGAGGTGCACGGCTTCCTCGGGCCCAACGGCGCCGGGAAGTCCACCACCATCCGGGTGCTCCTCGGACTGCTGCGCGCGGACTCCGGGAGCGCCCAGGTGCTCGGCCGCGACCCCTGGCGGGACGCCGTCGAGCTGCACCGCCGGCTCGCCTACGTACCGGGCGACGTGACGCTCTGGCGGAACCTCACCGGGGGCGAGGCGATCGACCTCCTAGGCCGGCTCCGCGGCGGTCTGGACCCGGCCCGCCGGGCCGAGCTGCTGGAGCGCTTCGAGCTCGACCCGGCCAAGCGCGGCCGGGCCTACTCCAAGGGCAACCGGCAGAAGGTCGCGCTGGTCGCCGCGCTCGCCTCGGACGCCGAGCTGCTGGTGCTGGACGAGCCCACCTCGGGGCTCGACCCGCTGATGGAGGAGGTCTTCCGGGAGTGCGTACGGGAGGAGCGGGAGCGCGGGCGGACCGTGCTGCTCTCCAGCCACATCCTGGCCGAGGTGGAGGCGCTCTGCGACCGGGTCAGCATCGTCCGGGCCGGGCGCACCGTGGAGAGCGGGACGCTCTCCGAGCTGCGCCACCTCACCCGCACCTCGGTGCGGGCCGAACTCGCCGGCCCGGCCGGGGACCTGACCCGCCTTCCGGGCCTCCACGACCTGGTGGTCGACGGCTCCGCGCTGAGCTGCCAGGTGGAGTCCGAGGCGCTGAGCGGGCTGCTCGGCGAGCTGGCCGCGATCGGCGTGCGGGCGCTGACCACCCGGCCGCCGACGCTGGAGGAGCTGTTCCTGCGGCACTACCGGTTGCCCCAGCAGGGCGGCGAGGGCGGCGCCGAGGCCGCAGGCGGCCCGGACGGCGAGGGCGGCGCCGACGCCGCAGGCGGCCCGGACGGCCCGGATGGCCTGAGCGGCGAGGGCGGCCCGGACGGGCGCGAGGCGTCGTCGGGCGACCAGGACGGCGCCGGCGAGCAGAGCGGTTCCGGCGCGCAGGGCGGTTCCGGCGCGCAGGGCGGCGCGGGCGCGAAGGCCGGGGGCGCCCGGCGGCTCGCGAGGGGTGCTCGGCGGCAGGAGACCCTGCGATGA
- a CDS encoding helix-turn-helix domain-containing protein: MGTVAIAVTDGMLQFELSVAYEIFGSAPAGVGVPWYEVSVCGPGAVRVGRFLMEPDRGLEGLRDAGTVIVPGWDDVDRPPSAALVEAVRAAHRARARVASLCTGAFVLAAAGLLDGRRATTHWAHTDVLAARHPLVEVDPDVLYVDNGSVLTSAGKAAAVDLCLHLVRLDHGSAIANAVARRLVVPPHREGGQAQFVTTPVPAPDHHPLAELLPWVLERLDEPLTVQDLARRARMSSRHLGRHFRAATGTTPLRWLLSQRIRHAQELLETTDDSVDAIAAATGMGTATTLRRHFHRTVGVPPDTYRRTFRSRALPVATGGDRISPPRPRPGPAPEAAAADPSRGGRPAARG; encoded by the coding sequence ATGGGAACGGTCGCCATCGCCGTCACCGACGGCATGCTGCAGTTCGAACTGTCCGTGGCGTACGAGATCTTCGGCAGCGCCCCGGCCGGCGTAGGGGTCCCCTGGTACGAGGTGTCCGTCTGCGGGCCGGGGGCGGTCCGGGTGGGCCGGTTCCTGATGGAGCCGGACCGCGGCCTGGAAGGGCTCCGGGACGCCGGGACGGTGATCGTTCCCGGCTGGGACGACGTCGACCGGCCGCCGTCCGCCGCGCTGGTCGAGGCGGTGCGCGCGGCCCACCGGGCGCGGGCGCGGGTGGCCTCGCTCTGCACCGGCGCCTTCGTCCTGGCGGCCGCCGGTCTGCTGGACGGCCGGCGGGCCACCACCCACTGGGCGCACACCGACGTGCTGGCCGCCCGGCATCCGCTGGTCGAGGTGGATCCGGACGTCCTCTACGTGGACAACGGCAGCGTGCTCACCTCGGCCGGCAAGGCCGCCGCCGTCGACCTGTGCCTCCATCTGGTCCGGCTGGACCACGGCTCGGCGATCGCCAACGCCGTCGCCCGCCGCCTCGTCGTACCGCCGCACCGGGAGGGCGGGCAGGCCCAGTTCGTCACCACCCCGGTGCCCGCCCCGGACCACCATCCGCTCGCCGAGCTGCTCCCCTGGGTGCTGGAGCGCCTGGACGAGCCGCTGACCGTGCAGGACCTGGCCCGCAGGGCGCGGATGAGCTCACGCCATCTCGGCCGGCACTTCCGGGCGGCGACCGGCACCACCCCGCTGCGCTGGCTGCTCTCCCAGCGGATCCGGCACGCCCAGGAGCTGCTGGAGACCACCGACGACAGCGTGGACGCCATCGCGGCCGCGACCGGGATGGGCACGGCGACGACGCTGCGCCGGCACTTCCACCGCACGGTCGGGGTGCCGCCGGACACCTACCGCAGGACCTTCCGCTCGCGGGCGCTGCCGGTGGCCACCGGCGGCGACCGGATCAGCCCACCGCGTCCGCGTCCGGGTCCGGCTCCCGAGGCGGCGGCCGCAGATCCCAGCCGAGGAGGGCGACCAGCTGCTCGTGGGTGA
- a CDS encoding ABC transporter permease, translating to MSAATSAGAGRPLRGELAGSGLLTRTALRRDRVQLPVWVYVVTASVASTAYSFHKLYPSAAQRESLAGTLTRNGSLRALYGPVFDASTVGGLTAWRMVGFGSLAAGLMSLLLVVRHTRAEEESGRQELIGSAPVGRRAPLTAALTAALTANLALAALIVLALSVLGQGGPGAVVLGLSLAGCGLVMAAVAALAAQATGTSRAANGLSSTVLGAFFVLRAAGDAGSTGGNWLDWLSPIGWAEQTRAYAEDRWWVLALPVVAAVLLSALAYAAAARRDLGAGLLPDRPGPASAAPGRLASPLALAVRLQRGTLLGWTSGFAAGGAVFGSVTRGVKQIAQGSGQLQQIFERLGGERQLVNAYLATVASMLAMIAAAYAVQAVQRLHGEEAGGRAEPLLAGPVSRLRWASGHLLFALAGPVLLLAAGGVVSGAAAGAVTDGAGREAWRMLGACLATLPAVWFTAGATVFLYGAAPRARAAGWALLSAFIVISWVGPAVQLSHWVLDLSPFQQVSRLPGTALSLSPLVWMTALAAVLTDAGLVTLRRRDLG from the coding sequence ATGAGCGCGGCGACTTCCGCCGGCGCCGGCCGCCCGCTTCGCGGCGAGCTGGCCGGCAGCGGGCTGCTCACCAGGACCGCGCTCCGCCGCGACCGGGTCCAACTGCCCGTCTGGGTCTATGTGGTGACCGCCTCGGTGGCCTCCACCGCGTACAGCTTCCACAAGCTCTATCCGAGCGCCGCCCAGCGCGAGTCCCTGGCCGGCACCCTGACCAGGAACGGCTCGCTGCGGGCGCTGTACGGGCCGGTCTTCGACGCCTCCACGGTCGGCGGGTTGACCGCCTGGCGGATGGTGGGCTTCGGCTCCCTCGCGGCCGGGCTGATGAGCCTGCTGCTGGTGGTCCGGCACACCAGGGCCGAGGAGGAGAGCGGCCGGCAGGAGCTGATCGGGTCGGCGCCGGTCGGCCGGCGGGCGCCGCTCACCGCCGCGCTCACCGCCGCGCTCACCGCCAACCTGGCGCTGGCCGCGCTGATCGTCCTCGCGCTCAGCGTCCTCGGCCAGGGCGGACCGGGGGCGGTCGTCCTCGGGCTGTCGCTGGCGGGCTGCGGGCTCGTGATGGCGGCGGTGGCCGCCCTCGCCGCCCAGGCGACCGGCACCTCGCGGGCCGCCAACGGCCTGTCCTCCACCGTGCTCGGCGCGTTCTTCGTGCTGCGCGCCGCCGGTGACGCCGGATCCACCGGCGGGAACTGGCTGGACTGGCTGTCGCCGATCGGCTGGGCCGAGCAGACCCGGGCCTACGCGGAGGACCGGTGGTGGGTGCTGGCGCTACCGGTCGTCGCCGCGGTGCTGCTGTCCGCGCTCGCCTACGCCGCGGCCGCGCGGCGCGACCTGGGCGCGGGGCTGCTGCCCGACCGGCCCGGCCCCGCCTCGGCCGCGCCGGGGCGGCTGGCCTCGCCGCTGGCGCTGGCCGTGCGGCTGCAGCGCGGGACGCTGCTCGGCTGGACGTCCGGGTTCGCCGCGGGCGGTGCGGTGTTCGGCAGCGTCACCCGCGGGGTGAAGCAGATCGCGCAGGGCAGCGGCCAGTTGCAGCAGATCTTCGAACGGCTGGGCGGGGAGCGCCAGTTGGTCAACGCGTACCTGGCCACGGTGGCCTCCATGCTGGCCATGATCGCCGCCGCGTACGCGGTGCAGGCGGTGCAGCGGCTGCACGGGGAGGAGGCCGGCGGGCGGGCCGAGCCGCTGCTCGCCGGGCCGGTGTCCCGGCTGCGCTGGGCGTCCGGGCACCTGCTCTTCGCGCTGGCCGGGCCGGTGCTGCTGCTCGCGGCCGGCGGGGTGGTGTCGGGGGCCGCGGCCGGCGCGGTGACCGACGGCGCCGGGCGGGAGGCCTGGCGGATGCTCGGGGCCTGCCTGGCGACGCTGCCCGCGGTCTGGTTCACGGCGGGCGCGACCGTCTTCCTGTACGGGGCGGCGCCGCGGGCGCGGGCGGCCGGCTGGGCGCTGCTGTCCGCGTTCATCGTGATCAGCTGGGTGGGGCCGGCCGTCCAGCTGAGCCACTGGGTGCTGGACCTCTCGCCGTTCCAGCAGGTCTCCCGGCTGCCGGGGACGGCGCTGAGCCTGTCGCCGCTGGTCTGGATGACCGCGCTGGCGGCGGTGCTGACCGACGCCGGACTGGTGACGCTGCGGCGGCGCGACCTGGGCTGA
- a CDS encoding saccharopine dehydrogenase family protein, translating into MASGSAVAVFGSYGHTGRFVVDELLERGHRPILSGRDAVRLKEQAEELGGRLDARPASVDDPAALDSALAGAAAVVNCAGPFAATAGPLIEAALRAGIPYLDVAAEIEANVDTFARFADRARAAGATVVPAMAFYGGLGDLLATAAMGDWSAADEIEIAYGLSGWQPTAGTRASGAVSHQRRGGQRIRFRGGRLERHDERPVHLRWEFPAPTGPREVVGEFTMADVVTVPSHLDVPEVRTHMAIEAARELSDPDTPAPVAADERGRSAQTFTVDVVVRSGGRERRAAASGRDIYAVTAPLVAEAVDRVLSGRTRTTGVASAGAVFDAPDFLRALSPVLDLEWAPRS; encoded by the coding sequence ATGGCGTCAGGGTCTGCGGTGGCGGTGTTCGGATCGTACGGTCACACCGGCCGGTTCGTGGTCGACGAGCTGCTGGAGCGCGGGCACCGCCCGATCCTCTCCGGGCGCGACGCCGTCCGGCTGAAGGAGCAGGCGGAGGAGCTCGGCGGCCGGCTGGACGCCCGACCGGCCTCGGTGGACGATCCGGCCGCCCTGGACAGCGCGCTGGCCGGCGCGGCGGCGGTGGTCAACTGCGCCGGGCCGTTCGCCGCCACGGCCGGCCCGCTGATCGAGGCCGCCCTCCGGGCCGGCATCCCGTATCTGGACGTGGCCGCCGAGATCGAGGCGAACGTCGACACCTTCGCCCGGTTCGCGGACCGCGCCCGGGCGGCGGGGGCGACGGTGGTGCCCGCGATGGCCTTCTACGGCGGCCTCGGCGACCTGCTGGCCACCGCCGCGATGGGCGACTGGAGCGCCGCCGACGAGATCGAGATCGCCTACGGGCTGAGCGGCTGGCAGCCCACCGCCGGCACCCGCGCCTCGGGCGCGGTCTCCCACCAGCGGCGGGGCGGGCAGCGGATCCGCTTCCGCGGCGGGCGGCTGGAGCGGCATGACGAGCGGCCGGTGCACCTGCGGTGGGAGTTCCCGGCGCCGACGGGCCCGCGGGAGGTCGTCGGGGAGTTCACGATGGCCGACGTGGTCACCGTCCCCAGCCATCTGGACGTGCCCGAGGTGCGCACCCACATGGCGATCGAGGCGGCCCGGGAGCTGTCGGACCCGGACACCCCCGCGCCGGTCGCGGCCGACGAGCGCGGACGGTCGGCGCAGACCTTCACGGTCGACGTGGTGGTGCGCTCGGGCGGCCGCGAGCGCCGGGCGGCGGCGAGCGGCCGGGACATCTACGCGGTGACCGCGCCGCTGGTGGCGGAGGCGGTCGACCGCGTGCTGAGCGGGCGGACCAGGACCACCGGGGTCGCCTCGGCCGGGGCCGTCTTCGACGCGCCCGACTTCCTCCGGGCGCTCTCCCCGGTGCTCGACCTGGAGTGGGCGCCGCGGTCCTAG
- a CDS encoding response regulator transcription factor: MTRVVLADDQVLVRAGFRALLDAQADVEVVGEADDGVEALAQVRRLRPDVVLMDIRMPELDGLEATRRISEDPELSEVRVVVLTTFELDEYVFEALRAGAAGFLVKDTEPAELVRAVHAVRAGDGLLSPGVTRRLISEFAARSKEPERSPELARLTDREREVLALVGMGLTNDEIARRLVVSPLTAKTHVSRTMVKLGARDRAQLVVLAYESGLVRPGWLG, from the coding sequence GTGACGCGGGTGGTGCTGGCGGACGACCAGGTGCTGGTCCGGGCGGGTTTCCGGGCGCTGCTGGACGCCCAGGCGGATGTGGAGGTGGTGGGCGAGGCCGACGACGGGGTGGAGGCGCTGGCACAGGTGCGCCGGCTGCGTCCGGACGTGGTGCTGATGGACATCCGGATGCCCGAGCTGGACGGCCTGGAGGCGACCCGGCGGATCTCCGAGGACCCGGAGCTGTCCGAGGTCCGGGTGGTCGTGCTGACCACCTTCGAGCTGGACGAGTACGTCTTCGAGGCGCTGCGCGCCGGGGCAGCGGGCTTCCTGGTGAAGGACACCGAGCCGGCCGAGCTGGTCCGGGCGGTCCACGCGGTGCGGGCGGGGGACGGGCTGCTGTCGCCCGGGGTGACCCGGCGGCTGATCTCCGAGTTCGCCGCGCGCTCGAAGGAGCCCGAGCGCTCGCCCGAGCTGGCCCGGCTGACCGACCGGGAGCGGGAGGTGCTGGCCCTGGTCGGGATGGGGCTGACCAATGACGAGATCGCCCGGCGGCTGGTGGTCAGCCCGCTGACGGCGAAGACCCATGTGTCCCGGACGATGGTGAAGCTGGGGGCCAGGGACCGGGCCCAACTGGTCGTGCTGGCCTATGAGTCGGGGCTGGTCAGGCCCGGTTGGCTGGGTTGA
- a CDS encoding GbsR/MarR family transcriptional regulator, which produces MTDPAPTASAASGASDGEQRLRAYLESFALVMAESGLPRMPARIFAALLLSEDGRLTAGELADLLQVSPAAVSGGVRYLTTIGLAARERDPGSRRDHYRIEREDVWYESAYRRESGLRRWMQSLDEGIDLVGPDSRAGRRLTESRAFFDFLLAELPTLMDRWRDHRDRLFGEADGDGGPDRAGSDGGPDRPDADGRPGQVGRPGRLNPANRA; this is translated from the coding sequence ATGACCGACCCCGCACCGACGGCCTCAGCCGCCTCCGGCGCCTCTGACGGCGAGCAGCGGCTCCGCGCGTACCTGGAGAGCTTCGCCCTGGTGATGGCCGAGTCCGGCCTGCCGCGGATGCCCGCCCGGATCTTCGCCGCGCTGCTGCTCAGCGAGGACGGCAGACTCACCGCCGGCGAGCTCGCCGACCTCCTCCAGGTCAGCCCGGCGGCGGTCTCCGGCGGCGTGCGCTACCTGACCACCATCGGGCTGGCCGCCCGCGAGCGGGACCCCGGATCCCGCCGCGACCACTACCGGATCGAGCGCGAGGACGTCTGGTACGAGTCGGCCTACCGCCGGGAGAGCGGCCTCCGCCGCTGGATGCAGAGCCTGGACGAGGGGATCGACCTGGTGGGCCCGGACTCCAGGGCGGGCCGCCGGCTGACCGAGTCCCGCGCGTTCTTCGACTTCCTCCTGGCGGAGTTGCCGACCCTGATGGACCGCTGGCGCGACCACCGGGACCGCCTCTTCGGCGAGGCCGACGGCGACGGCGGCCCCGACCGCGCCGGCAGCGACGGCGGCCCCGACCGCCCCGACGCCGACGGCCGGCCGGGTCAGGTCGGCCGGCCCGGCCGCCTCAACCCAGCCAACCGGGCCTGA
- a CDS encoding enoyl-CoA hydratase family protein produces MTALVRYEVAEAVATLTLDSPNNRNALSAQLMDEFEEALAEAGKDPEVRAVVLAHTGRVFCSGMDLSEATGSDPAAGPRRLVGLMRGIVELAKPVVGVTTGHVRAGGLGLLGACDLALAGPESTFAFTEVRLGLAPTVISLPLLPRIDPRAAGRWYLTGEKFGAAEAARIGLVTLAFEGGAEEALAPLLDAFRAASPQGLSETKRLVTAGVRQVFERDAEDFAAQSARLFASEEAREGMRAFLERRAPRWAR; encoded by the coding sequence ATGACCGCGCTGGTGCGATACGAGGTGGCGGAGGCCGTCGCCACGCTGACCCTGGACTCTCCGAACAACCGCAACGCGCTGTCGGCGCAGTTGATGGACGAGTTCGAGGAGGCGCTCGCGGAGGCGGGGAAGGACCCGGAGGTGCGGGCCGTCGTGCTGGCCCATACGGGACGGGTGTTCTGCTCCGGGATGGACCTCTCCGAGGCGACCGGCAGCGACCCGGCGGCGGGGCCGCGGCGGCTGGTCGGGCTGATGCGCGGGATCGTCGAACTCGCGAAGCCGGTGGTCGGGGTGACCACGGGTCACGTCCGGGCCGGCGGGCTGGGGCTGCTCGGCGCCTGCGATCTCGCTCTGGCCGGGCCGGAGAGCACCTTCGCCTTCACGGAGGTGCGGCTGGGGCTCGCGCCCACGGTGATCTCGCTGCCGCTGCTGCCGCGGATCGATCCGCGGGCGGCGGGGCGGTGGTACCTCACCGGGGAGAAGTTCGGCGCGGCCGAGGCGGCGCGGATCGGGCTGGTGACGCTGGCCTTCGAGGGCGGGGCGGAGGAGGCGCTGGCGCCGCTGCTCGACGCCTTCAGGGCAGCGTCGCCGCAGGGGCTCTCCGAGACGAAGCGGCTGGTCACGGCGGGGGTGCGGCAGGTGTTCGAGCGGGACGCGGAGGACTTCGCCGCGCAGTCGGCCCGCCTGTTCGCCTCCGAGGAGGCGCGGGAGGGCATGCGCGCCTTCCTGGAGCGCCGCGCGCCGAGGTGGGCGCGGTAG